The genomic window AAGCGACCGCCGAGGTGCTGGCGGAATTCCTCCAAACCGATCCGCAACGTTTCCACATCGTCCAGCACGGCGTCGCGGATCGGTAGCCCCAAGCCCAACAGACAGTCCAGCACGCGATTCGCGTCTTGCTTGGGAAAGCCGTGGACCAGCGAGCTGTAGACGGTGTCGATGGCCACGCCGATCGCCACCGCTTCGCCATGCCGGATCGAGTACTCGGTCAGCGGTTCCATGCGATGCGCCGACCAGTGGCCAAAATCCAAGGGGCGAGCTTCCAGCATTTCAAATGGGTCGCCACCTTCGGTGATATGTTGAATGTGCATCCAACAGGCCGCGGCGATCGCGTGGGCGGAGGCCGTTTCTTGGCGAGCGGCGATCTGTTCGGCATGTTCGCACAAGAAGTCGAACTCGGCGGAGCTCTTCAGCAGCGAGACCTTCACCGCTTCGCTGAACCCGCAGCGGAAGTCCCGATCCGGCAGCGATTTTAACAGCGTCCAATCGTTGATCACGGCCCAGGGCACTGCGAAACAACCTTTCCAGTTTTTCTTACCAAACCAATTCACCGCGTTTTTCACGCCCACGCCCGAATCGGCTTGGGCCAGCGTCGTGGTCGGCAACCGCACCAAGCGGATGCCGCGATGCGCGATGGCCGCGGCGTACCCTACGGCGTCCAGCACGGCCCCGCCGCCGATCACCACCACATAACTGCGGCGATCCAGATCGTGTTGGTTGAACTGTTCCAACATCTGCTCGATCAAAGCGGGATCGTTCTTGCAGGCCTCTCCCCCGATCACCGTTCGCACCGGGCCGGCCAGCTGAATCCGATCGGGCCGAGCGGTCAGCGCGGCGGTGATCCGACCGGCCAACTCCGGTCGGCAAGCCGCCAGTTGCGAGTCCAACCAGACCTGCACCTTGGCGATTCGGTCCCCGGACGGTTCCAGCAAGTCCAGCAGCACACGGCCGTCCGCACCGAAGACGTCGTCGGTCGTTCGAATTCGGTGCGTCTGAGGGACAACAAAGGGGATATCAACCGACGCGTAGTCGCTGGGCATTCCGTCACTGAGGCTGAGGCAGGGGGAGCAAATGAGGGGATCGCCGCTAATCATAGTTGCTAGACGCCGAACCGTCAGCGACCCTGATGGGCCTGCATCCGGCCCCAACGGCTCGCAATGTGCCCCCCCAAGACACTACAATCGGAGGAGGCACTACAATGGGGACGCCTCCAGGCCCTGTGTTGGACCCTCTTCTCTAGCCGTGAAATCATGTTTAACTTCCGCTTGGGATTCGAACATCCAGTCTACCTGTGGCTGCTGCTGATCCTGCCCCTGTTGTGGTGGGTCAGTTTTCGTTCGTTGGCGTCCTTGGGCCAGCTGCGACGGGCGCTCGCGCTGCTGCTGCGCACCACCGTGCTGACCGGCTTTATTTTGGCCTTGGCCGGGGTGCAATTGGTCTGGACCAGCGATCGCATGACGGTCATGTACTTGCTGGACCAGAGCGAAAGCATCCCCGAAGCCAAACGGCAGTTGATGCTGGACTACGTGATCCGCAACGTCCGCCGACACCGCGATGCGGCGCGGCAAGACCGCGCCGGGATCATCGTGTTCGGACGCGAAGCGACCATCGAAATCCCGCCGTTCGATGACAACATTCCGCAAATTCGACGGCTGGAAAGCTACATCGGTCGCAAAGACGCCACCAGTTTGGAATCGGCTCTGGTGTTGGCCCAGGCCGCCATGCCCGACGACACGTCACGTCGTTTGGTGATCGTCACCGACGGCAATGAAAACCTCGGCAACGCGCAAAAGCTGGCCTCTCGCCTGGCCGACTCGGGCATCGGCATTGACGTGGTGCCCGTGATCCTGGAATCGCGTGCCGAAGTGCTGGTCGAAAAAGTCGACCTGCCCGCGGACATTCGCAAAGGCCAACCCTTCGAAGCTCGCGTCGTCGTCAACTCTTACACCGATGATGAAGACGCGACTCCGGTCAGCGGCCGGCTGCAAGTCACCCGGATCAACAGCGAAGCCAGCGAATCGTCTGCGCAGGAAGATCTGTTGGTCGATTCCCCGATGACCTTGGAACCCGGCAAAAACGTGTTTGCCTTCCCACACCAAATCGATCGACCGGCGCCCTACACCTTCCGCGCCCGATTCGTTCCTGACGAAGCCGGCGATGACGGGCTGAAAGAAAACAACGAAGCATCGGCGTACACGTATATCCGTGGACAAGGCCGCGTGCTGATGATCGAAGACTTCAGCAATCGCGGACAGTACGACCTGATGGCCGAACGCCTGCGAGCAGCCAACATCGAAGTCGTCGTGCGTCCCAGCGACCAACTGTTTGGCTCACTGGCGGAACTGCAAGCCTACGACGCCGCGATCCTGGCCGGCGTGCCGCGTGTCAGCGGTAGCGCGGACGATACGATCGTCACCTTCGACGACGATAAAGTCGAAATGCTGGTCCGCAACACCCAGCAACTCGGCTGTGGCCTGATGATGATCGGCGGCCCCGAAGCGCTCGGCGCCGGCGGCTGGACCGGCACTAAACTGGAAGAAGCCATGCCGGTTGACTTCCAAGTGAAAAACAAAAAGATCGAAGCCGTCGGCGCCCTGGCCATGATTCTGCACGCCTGCGAGATGGCCCAGGGCAATTATTGGCAAAAGGTCATCGCCCAGTCGGCGCTGGAACAACTGGGACCGGCGGACGAAGTCGGCGTGTTGCACTGGAACATGAACGGCGACAGCTGGCTGTGGGGCGGTCGCAACGGCATGCTGCCGGTGGGTCCCAACAAACAAGCCATGTTGGCCGCCGTCCGCCGTATGGCTCCTGGCGACATGCCGGCCTTCGACAATTCGATGCGGATGGCCGCCACCGGTTTGGCTCGTACCAACGCCTCGATGAAACACTGCATCATCATCAGCGATGGCGACCCCTCGCCGCCCACCCCGGCCACGATCAAGGCGTTTAAAGACAACAAGATCACCATCTCCACCGTGACGGTCGCCGGTCACGGATCGGTGGAAAGCAAACGCATGCGTGATATCGCCAACCAAACCGGTGGCAAGTATTACGAAGTCAAAAACGCCAAGGCGTTGCCCAAGATCTTTCAGCGCGAAGCCCGCCGCGTGGCTCGTCCACTGGTGCATGAAATCCCCGGCGGCGCCTCGCCCGAAGTCACTTACCCCCATCCCGCACTCGAAGGCATCG from Roseimaritima ulvae includes these protein-coding regions:
- a CDS encoding 3-dehydroquinate synthase translates to MPSDYASVDIPFVVPQTHRIRTTDDVFGADGRVLLDLLEPSGDRIAKVQVWLDSQLAACRPELAGRITAALTARPDRIQLAGPVRTVIGGEACKNDPALIEQMLEQFNQHDLDRRSYVVVIGGGAVLDAVGYAAAIAHRGIRLVRLPTTTLAQADSGVGVKNAVNWFGKKNWKGCFAVPWAVINDWTLLKSLPDRDFRCGFSEAVKVSLLKSSAEFDFLCEHAEQIAARQETASAHAIAAACWMHIQHITEGGDPFEMLEARPLDFGHWSAHRMEPLTEYSIRHGEAVAIGVAIDTVYSSLVHGFPKQDANRVLDCLLGLGLPIRDAVLDDVETLRIGLEEFRQHLGGRLTLTMLKAIGQPINVHEVQWPQMQAAIETVQNYQAP
- a CDS encoding VWA domain-containing protein, with protein sequence MFNFRLGFEHPVYLWLLLILPLLWWVSFRSLASLGQLRRALALLLRTTVLTGFILALAGVQLVWTSDRMTVMYLLDQSESIPEAKRQLMLDYVIRNVRRHRDAARQDRAGIIVFGREATIEIPPFDDNIPQIRRLESYIGRKDATSLESALVLAQAAMPDDTSRRLVIVTDGNENLGNAQKLASRLADSGIGIDVVPVILESRAEVLVEKVDLPADIRKGQPFEARVVVNSYTDDEDATPVSGRLQVTRINSEASESSAQEDLLVDSPMTLEPGKNVFAFPHQIDRPAPYTFRARFVPDEAGDDGLKENNEASAYTYIRGQGRVLMIEDFSNRGQYDLMAERLRAANIEVVVRPSDQLFGSLAELQAYDAAILAGVPRVSGSADDTIVTFDDDKVEMLVRNTQQLGCGLMMIGGPEALGAGGWTGTKLEEAMPVDFQVKNKKIEAVGALAMILHACEMAQGNYWQKVIAQSALEQLGPADEVGVLHWNMNGDSWLWGGRNGMLPVGPNKQAMLAAVRRMAPGDMPAFDNSMRMAATGLARTNASMKHCIIISDGDPSPPTPATIKAFKDNKITISTVTVAGHGSVESKRMRDIANQTGGKYYEVKNAKALPKIFQREARRVARPLVHEIPGGASPEVTYPHPALEGIDSVLPPITGFVLTQTKDSPLARVLIRSPSPPEEENSTVLAVWTYGLGRTAVLTTDTGARWAQSWTQWGDYDKFFSQLVRWLMRPTGDTGKFDLATQVRNGEVQVVVSALDKDDAFLNFLDMNASAVGPDLQDIPLQMQQTAPGRYVGSFPADQAGSYFVNIAPQAGMAPLTTGVTVPYSEEFRVRDTNNALLTTLVNTAPRGGEAGKLTPPLARQNMDEVVEENAFRKGLALARSIRDAWPWFVFVACCLFLGDVMVRRVAINMDWMTRWMRRSAKPENQTPSRLQALKERKEAVGESLDRRRAAVRFEPSPDVGSDGPAPELDPNAPSGKSPAKKKTSAASLAPEGDGKTYTERLLEAKRKARKNREEGE